The segment AAGGTGATCAGGATAGCACGGCGGCGAAAACCAATGGCCTGTAACGTGGCGAGTTCACGAACGCGACCGGTGACGGCTCCGTACATCATGTTCATTCCCGCAAAGACACCTGCTCCCGAGACCAGTAAAACCACTAACCAGGCGAGCAGACGAACCGGTTTGTAGTGCTGTTGTAATGAGTCGTAATATTCCCGTTCTCCCAGAGCCTGAAGTTCCAGATCGAGTCGTTCCTTACAGAACAGACTGACTTCGGCGGCGGTTGATCCGGGTTCGAGTTTTAATGCCACCAGGCTGAGATCCTGCCGCTTAGTTGCCGTTTGTAAGTCGGTCAGGCGGCACCAGATTTCAGATTCGCTGGCACTCCCCTGAGCTGTAAATCGGCCACTGATTTTCCAGGTTTGACCTTCGAATTCCATGCTGCTTCCAATTGATAGTGCTTCGTCCGCTACTCCCAATTTCGTTGCCGCCAGTTGCCCAACCATGATTTCACCTTCTGCTGGCCAGGTACCTGCAACAATCAGGACATTTCGGCGAACGAGAGGGGCCCGTGTTGTTACTCCTCGTACCAGACCGAGACCTTCGGTTCCCGATGTTGAGCGCATGCGAGTCCCCATATAAATTTCAGGCGATACATGCTCTACTCCGTACCTCTGTTGTGTTCCTGAAATGCTTGCCGCTAGCAAAGAAGGGACATTGGCGGATATCGCAGAGTTCTCAATGTTTTCTTCAGCACTCACTGAGTAAATGAGTACCACGCTCTGATCACCGCTGGTCGAAAGCGATTTTTCCAATCCACGGATGAATCCCACAACGATGAGCACCAGCAACACGACCAGCGTGAGAGCAGTTAGCGTCAACAGGGTGCGCATCGGTCTTCGAGAAAGATTACGAACGCCATATTCCCACGGTAGAAGCATTTTCAGCCCATTTATAATCAGAACATATCCGCATTGACGGAAGATCAGTCCAACCAATCGAAATCCCTGTATAACATAGGATTTATTGGTCGAATCACGAAGGAAGCATGTATCTCAACTGCATTATACAGGAGACATCTTCTGATTAAATGAGCCAAGTTTGAAGCGCAGCATGTGCGCGTTCGTCGCCCGCTTGATTTAAGAAGGCGAGGCTATGGTATTCGAAACCATTTTCGCTAATGAAAGAGCTGATTAGAACATCAGACTTGAGCGTCCAACCGGGAACGGACGCCAACATGGGCAGGTCATGCAGAGAAAGAGTCTGGTTAACAACCGTCGCTCCTTCACAGACGCAATTGGCACAGTCACAATCGCAGGGATTCGATTCTGTTGGAGCGGGAACAGCGTCTTCTTGACCAGATTTTACTTCCTGGCAACAGACACAACCTGGTGAGACCGGTTGGTCCCCTTTCTGAAGGGTAGATGCGCACGCTAAGCCGTCCGCGTGCAGGCAGTTAAGTGGGCACACAAGTAAGGCGGCTATCAGCGATAAAATCAAAGAATACTGTCTCATACTTGCAAGTATAGCCCATAGGACCGTTCGGCGACAAGATAATTTTGTCCCCCACGTTCTTCGAAGAGACCAATTCAAACAGACATTTGGTTTAGACGGACCGCAATCTCGCCTTGTATTGCGGTCTCAGGAAAATACTCCAGAGGATGAGATTCCCTCAGTGAATAGAGCA is part of the Polystyrenella longa genome and harbors:
- a CDS encoding ABC transporter permease, which translates into the protein MLLPWEYGVRNLSRRPMRTLLTLTALTLVVLLVLIVVGFIRGLEKSLSTSGDQSVVLIYSVSAEENIENSAISANVPSLLAASISGTQQRYGVEHVSPEIYMGTRMRSTSGTEGLGLVRGVTTRAPLVRRNVLIVAGTWPAEGEIMVGQLAATKLGVADEALSIGSSMEFEGQTWKISGRFTAQGSASESEIWCRLTDLQTATKRQDLSLVALKLEPGSTAAEVSLFCKERLDLELQALGEREYYDSLQQHYKPVRLLAWLVVLLVSGAGVFAGMNMMYGAVTGRVRELATLQAIGFRRRAILITLIQEGVLLAALASIMAGLLIVVFINGISIRFTMGAFQLSFDHISILVGYGIGLLIGILGAIPPAIKALRESVAISIKAV